One Candidatus Poribacteria bacterium genomic region harbors:
- the lon gene encoding endopeptidase La, whose product METKEKEENIDENTAEEEEEERTQELPLLPLDDLVVFPYMPPVPPFPPHHVALSGKMATTAVEDAMEHDRGLCIFRPKRDLSKEKIKEIKKNDLSPVGSLIHILRYKTDDEDVLFLAHGRERVEIEEILHTEPFVKARVGIIGSDDEDPVANAEIDLEVEALVRSNDEMFQRIVQMSSRYQEEYGSLTKTMIDEPGRLADYIAAMLDLKPHDKQRILEAVSVHERLNTLAVILAKELDLHELESKIQNNAQAVINKGQREYYLREQLKAIQTELGEADDLGLEIDEMWEQLRETEMPDKAKQAAEKELKRLSKMQSFSPESTVSRNYLDWLLNLPWSVSTEDALDIASAQKILDADHYDLEKVKERILEYLAVCMLKDDMKGPIFCFVGPPGVGKTSLGRSIARSMNRKFVRISLGGMHDEAEIRGHRRTYIGSMPGRIVKGIRQAESNNPVFMLDEIDKLGSDFRGDPASALLEVLDPEQNHSFTDNYLDVPFDLSKVMFVTTANQLHTIPPPLRDRMETIELPGYTANEKLMIAKQYLIPRQLAENGLKSKLITIRNTAINKVIGEYTREAGVRNLERELGTLCRKVARGVAEGNTERTTIGAKDIQGYLGPAKFDSEIASRKADVGVATGLSVTPAGGEILFIEVATTKKVNAQTQLRVTGQIGEVMQESAQAALSYVKSQSDALKFDPILLENDIHIHVPAGAIPKDGPSAGITIATALASIATQQQVNPEVAMTGELTLRGRVLPIGGVKEKILAAKQAGIKKVIMPKGNKKHFIEVPEDIQAGLEFRFVGHVTEVFKEVFR is encoded by the coding sequence ATGGAAACCAAAGAGAAAGAAGAAAACATAGACGAAAATACTGCTGAAGAAGAGGAAGAAGAACGTACACAGGAACTTCCGCTCCTTCCCTTAGACGACCTTGTGGTTTTCCCGTACATGCCACCGGTCCCGCCATTCCCGCCACATCATGTCGCACTCTCTGGCAAGATGGCGACCACGGCTGTTGAGGATGCTATGGAGCATGACAGGGGACTTTGTATCTTTCGCCCAAAAAGGGATCTCTCTAAGGAAAAAATTAAAGAGATTAAAAAGAACGACCTCAGCCCAGTCGGGAGTTTGATTCACATCCTTCGTTACAAAACTGATGACGAAGATGTGTTGTTTCTTGCACATGGCCGAGAGCGCGTCGAAATAGAAGAGATTTTACATACAGAGCCGTTCGTTAAGGCGCGCGTCGGCATCATTGGTAGCGACGATGAAGATCCGGTTGCTAACGCCGAAATCGACCTGGAGGTGGAGGCACTCGTTCGCAGCAATGATGAGATGTTCCAACGCATTGTTCAGATGTCGTCGCGCTACCAAGAGGAGTATGGCAGCCTGACCAAAACCATGATTGATGAACCGGGCCGCCTTGCTGATTATATCGCCGCTATGCTGGATCTGAAACCCCACGATAAACAGCGTATTTTGGAGGCAGTGTCTGTTCATGAACGCTTAAATACACTTGCTGTTATTCTCGCGAAAGAACTTGACCTGCACGAATTAGAAAGCAAAATCCAAAATAACGCACAAGCCGTCATTAACAAGGGACAGCGTGAATACTATCTCCGGGAACAGCTCAAGGCGATTCAAACCGAACTTGGTGAAGCGGACGACCTTGGGCTTGAGATCGATGAAATGTGGGAGCAGCTGCGCGAAACTGAAATGCCTGACAAAGCGAAACAGGCGGCGGAAAAAGAATTGAAACGACTCTCCAAAATGCAGTCTTTCTCACCTGAATCAACCGTTTCGCGAAATTATCTGGATTGGTTGTTAAATCTTCCTTGGTCTGTCAGTACCGAAGATGCTTTGGATATTGCCTCGGCACAAAAAATTCTTGATGCGGATCACTACGATTTGGAGAAAGTCAAAGAACGGATTTTGGAATATCTCGCTGTGTGCATGCTCAAAGACGATATGAAGGGACCCATTTTCTGCTTTGTTGGCCCTCCTGGTGTCGGGAAAACATCGCTCGGTAGGTCTATTGCTCGTTCAATGAACCGGAAGTTTGTCCGTATCTCATTGGGCGGTATGCACGATGAAGCTGAAATCCGTGGGCATCGACGTACCTATATCGGATCAATGCCCGGACGAATTGTCAAGGGGATTCGGCAGGCTGAGTCGAACAATCCTGTCTTTATGCTTGATGAAATTGACAAACTCGGTTCTGATTTTCGTGGTGACCCGGCTTCCGCACTTTTGGAAGTCCTTGATCCCGAGCAGAATCATTCGTTCACGGACAACTACCTTGATGTGCCGTTTGATCTCTCGAAAGTGATGTTTGTCACGACAGCGAATCAACTCCACACCATTCCACCGCCGCTCCGTGACCGAATGGAAACAATAGAGCTTCCTGGCTATACTGCCAACGAGAAGCTGATGATCGCCAAGCAATATCTGATACCGCGTCAATTGGCAGAAAACGGTCTGAAGAGTAAGTTAATTACTATCAGGAATACTGCAATCAACAAAGTCATCGGTGAGTATACTCGCGAGGCGGGTGTGCGAAATTTAGAGCGTGAACTCGGCACCCTCTGCCGAAAGGTCGCACGCGGTGTTGCTGAGGGGAATACTGAGCGAACAACGATTGGGGCGAAGGATATTCAAGGGTATTTGGGACCAGCGAAGTTTGATTCCGAAATCGCGAGTCGTAAAGCCGACGTTGGTGTGGCGACAGGACTATCTGTCACGCCTGCAGGTGGCGAAATCCTCTTCATTGAAGTCGCGACGACTAAGAAAGTGAATGCCCAGACGCAACTTCGTGTTACTGGACAGATCGGTGAGGTGATGCAGGAATCCGCACAAGCCGCGCTCAGTTATGTGAAATCCCAATCCGACGCACTCAAATTTGACCCGATTCTATTGGAAAACGATATTCATATTCATGTGCCAGCAGGGGCGATCCCGAAGGACGGTCCTTCGGCGGGTATTACCATTGCAACCGCCCTTGCTTCCATTGCCACACAGCAACAAGTCAATCCCGAAGTCGCCATGACAGGTGAACTCACGCTCAGAGGGAGAGTGTTACCTATCGGCGGCGTGAAGGAAAAGATCCTTGCCGCGAAGCAGGCAGGTATCAAGAAAGTCATTATGCCAAAAGGCAACAAAAAACACTTCATTGAAGTACCTGAAGACATTCAAGCTGGTCTTGAGTTTCGGTTTGTAGGACATGTCACCGAAGTTTTCAAGGAGGTTTTCAGATGA
- a CDS encoding mandelate racemase/muconate lactonizing enzyme family protein, whose protein sequence is MEDQQIQSNVNTASQPSALKITDMRIVRTQTGGPILKLDTNQGIYGLGEVRDGASPTYALMLKSRILGENPCNVDKIFRQIKQFGHHARQGGGVCGIEMALMDLAGKAYGVPCYQLAGGKFRDKIRCYSDTPSLRDPEEMGKILQERMDRGFTFLKMDIGVGLLRGTPGTISAPAGNLETSNLMHPFTGIRLTEKGIGILCEYVETVRGIIGYEIPLSVDHFGHIGIEDCIRLARALEKYNLAWLEDMVPWQYTDQYVRLSNSCATPICTGEDIYCKEDFMPLFESRGIAIAHPDIATSGGILETKKIGDLAEEYGIAMALHMAGTPVCAMASVHCAAATSNFMVLENHSVDNPWWDEMVTGLPNPIIQDGYINVPETPGLGIDLNEEVIREHLHAEETGYFSPTTEWGSERSHDRLWS, encoded by the coding sequence ATGGAAGATCAACAGATACAGTCAAATGTCAATACGGCTTCTCAACCTTCAGCACTAAAGATCACCGACATGCGTATCGTTCGGACCCAAACGGGTGGTCCCATTTTGAAGTTGGACACGAACCAAGGCATTTACGGTCTCGGTGAGGTTCGCGATGGTGCGAGTCCGACGTACGCACTGATGCTCAAAAGTCGGATTCTGGGTGAAAATCCGTGTAACGTCGATAAAATCTTTCGGCAGATTAAACAGTTCGGTCACCACGCGCGACAAGGCGGTGGTGTCTGTGGGATTGAAATGGCACTGATGGATTTGGCAGGTAAGGCTTACGGTGTGCCGTGTTATCAACTCGCTGGCGGCAAATTCCGAGACAAAATTCGATGCTATAGCGATACACCGTCCCTCAGAGACCCCGAAGAGATGGGTAAAATACTCCAAGAACGTATGGACAGGGGATTCACCTTCCTGAAGATGGACATCGGTGTTGGGCTGCTTCGCGGAACTCCCGGTACGATTTCTGCACCGGCGGGGAATTTAGAAACCTCTAATCTGATGCATCCGTTTACCGGCATCCGCTTGACCGAAAAAGGTATCGGTATACTCTGCGAATATGTGGAAACCGTTCGGGGCATTATCGGCTATGAGATTCCGCTCTCGGTAGATCATTTTGGGCATATCGGTATTGAGGATTGTATCCGTCTTGCAAGAGCGTTAGAGAAATACAATCTCGCGTGGTTGGAGGATATGGTGCCATGGCAGTATACTGACCAATATGTGCGTCTCTCGAATTCGTGTGCGACCCCCATCTGCACCGGCGAGGACATCTACTGCAAAGAGGACTTCATGCCGCTGTTTGAGAGCCGAGGGATCGCCATTGCTCACCCCGATATTGCGACATCAGGCGGGATCTTGGAGACGAAAAAGATCGGCGATTTGGCGGAGGAGTACGGCATCGCGATGGCACTCCACATGGCAGGCACACCTGTTTGCGCGATGGCGAGCGTCCACTGCGCCGCAGCGACATCGAACTTTATGGTGTTAGAAAATCATTCTGTTGACAATCCGTGGTGGGATGAAATGGTCACAGGCTTGCCGAACCCAATTATTCAAGACGGTTATATCAATGTTCCAGAGACACCGGGGTTAGGTATCGACTTGAATGAAGAGGTTATCCGGGAGCATCTCCACGCAGAAGAGACGGGCTACTTCTCACCGACGACAGAATGGGGTTCGGAACGTTCGCATGATAGGCTGTGGAGTTAA
- a CDS encoding tetratricopeptide repeat protein, whose amino-acid sequence MPTETELYDAALTHFAENDLEAAVNAFKVLIDTYPDYIEGFLGLGHAYERMSLYDEAIEAIQKAIEINPKDPLVYTSLSMCYQRKGMIQEAEDAMAKSQQLQMEASDSST is encoded by the coding sequence ATGCCAACCGAAACGGAACTTTACGATGCCGCACTCACGCATTTCGCTGAAAACGATCTCGAAGCGGCTGTTAATGCCTTTAAAGTATTGATTGACACCTACCCTGACTACATCGAAGGATTCCTTGGGTTAGGACATGCTTATGAACGGATGAGTCTATACGATGAAGCCATTGAGGCTATCCAGAAAGCGATAGAAATCAACCCAAAGGATCCGCTTGTATATACCAGTTTATCCATGTGTTACCAAAGAAAAGGGATGATCCAAGAAGCAGAGGATGCGATGGCAAAGTCGCAGCAGTTGCAGATGGAGGCATCCGATTCATCTACATAA
- a CDS encoding M14 family metallocarboxypeptidase, translating into MRNYVEITERLKNLEVPIEQIGIAHGYPIHQIRLTSSAPMPCPVLITGGMHGDEPAGVEAVLQFLERDNTTLLKNSSFLVIPCINPYGYVHNTRETLDGIDINRAFETDDVAEVAILKKALGQTQFSLAIDFHEDYDATGFYLYEGKRDEKYIGPRLATTAKTIGPLDPDDPGEDAPDLAEGVYKVATSWGTQGLTPYLLHFHSEHVIISETPTVWQLEQRVALHLTILDTALDIISGKDV; encoded by the coding sequence TTGCGCAATTATGTAGAAATCACCGAACGCCTGAAAAATTTAGAAGTACCAATAGAACAAATTGGTATTGCACACGGTTATCCGATACATCAAATTCGTTTAACATCGTCTGCACCTATGCCTTGTCCGGTACTTATTACTGGTGGTATGCACGGCGATGAGCCTGCCGGTGTTGAAGCGGTTTTGCAGTTCCTTGAACGTGACAACACCACACTCCTGAAAAACTCTTCGTTTTTGGTAATCCCGTGTATCAATCCCTACGGTTATGTTCATAACACACGCGAGACGCTTGACGGTATAGACATCAATCGCGCTTTTGAGACGGACGATGTTGCCGAGGTTGCTATCCTCAAGAAAGCCTTGGGGCAAACCCAATTCTCGCTTGCGATAGACTTCCATGAGGACTACGATGCAACCGGGTTTTACCTCTACGAGGGCAAACGGGACGAGAAATACATCGGTCCTCGGCTTGCCACCACTGCTAAAACAATCGGTCCATTGGACCCAGATGATCCCGGCGAAGATGCACCAGATCTTGCTGAAGGGGTCTACAAAGTTGCCACTTCATGGGGAACGCAAGGCTTGACACCTTACCTCTTGCATTTTCATAGCGAACATGTTATTATCTCTGAAACACCGACAGTCTGGCAACTGGAACAACGCGTAGCACTCCATCTAACAATACTGGATACCGCACTCGACATTATCTCTGGAAAGGACGTATAA
- a CDS encoding DUF1549 domain-containing protein: MKRILTLNSISTIRNLFVFFLCVVLFTAYANTADSANLTTTTTPPPIGEVDESEPAVRFLKDIAPILDKHGCSAGMCHGKFGGQGGLNLSLLTLNPESDYAPIVHHSRGRRINLIEPDQSLFFLKPTGQIVHEGGLRFDPSSDEALTILRWIEAGAPFSEDEPRLRKLEIEPSTFVLSDVGETAQLKVLAYFSDGSVEDVTEKAVYESKDTPVAEVSATGEVTSVRWGGTAVIARFLGVVDASFVTIPRVSKTDVVSQASEFTPNNFIDEFVLAKLKKLNIRPSALTTDDAFMRRVYLDTIGRLPTSDEVKAFLADTDSDKRSQLIDTLLDTPEWVNLRTLKLADMLRVHPRQLGNGAFGERGATLFHEWVREAVAQNRPYDAVVQELITARGSTYQHGPTNYYRIEQQPAGRAETTAQVFLGIRLSCARCHKHPFDQWTTDDYWNFAAFTGKVGVRGGELYNEQVIYYDPTGRVINQSVQGNRGEVALPTFLGGESLDADYQGDVLQVLADWMTSSTNPYFATATVNRIWSHYFSRGIVDPVDDMRATTPPSVEGLLEALADDFVQSGFDTKHVIRRILNSRTYQLSAEPNETNQLDDRFFSRFYPRPMVAQVLLDVLNDVTGTEEKYGRYPLGTRSVELPLPVSSRFLSLYGRSDREFLGDLDPKLEPTLTQALHMINSSYVNKKLKSSDGSLSRLIQAKLGNQELINELYLSTLSRFPTDMELQTAEAYIAESPKRRAGCEDLLWALISSRSFIFIR; encoded by the coding sequence ATGAAACGCATATTGACCCTGAATTCAATTTCCACTATCAGAAATCTGTTTGTATTCTTTCTGTGTGTCGTTCTGTTCACAGCGTATGCGAACACAGCAGACAGTGCAAACCTCACAACCACAACGACACCCCCTCCAATTGGTGAAGTTGATGAATCAGAACCTGCCGTCAGATTTCTAAAGGATATCGCACCTATCCTCGATAAACATGGGTGTTCAGCCGGTATGTGCCACGGAAAATTTGGCGGGCAGGGTGGGCTAAATCTCTCTTTGTTGACCTTGAATCCGGAATCGGATTACGCGCCAATCGTCCATCATAGTCGTGGCAGACGCATCAATCTAATTGAACCGGATCAGAGTCTCTTTTTTCTCAAACCCACTGGACAGATCGTACATGAAGGTGGCTTGCGATTTGACCCCAGTTCAGATGAAGCACTAACGATTCTCCGCTGGATTGAAGCGGGTGCTCCCTTTTCTGAGGACGAACCGCGTCTTAGGAAACTTGAAATTGAGCCGAGCACCTTTGTCCTGTCTGATGTCGGAGAGACAGCACAACTGAAAGTACTCGCCTATTTTTCTGACGGATCCGTTGAGGATGTAACTGAAAAAGCCGTCTATGAGTCTAAGGATACACCGGTCGCTGAGGTATCCGCTACCGGTGAGGTGACGAGTGTCCGCTGGGGAGGAACCGCGGTTATTGCGCGCTTTTTGGGGGTTGTGGACGCATCATTTGTAACAATTCCACGGGTTTCCAAGACAGATGTGGTATCACAAGCCTCAGAATTCACACCCAATAACTTCATTGATGAGTTTGTCCTTGCCAAACTTAAAAAGTTGAATATTCGTCCCTCCGCTCTGACCACCGATGATGCATTCATGCGTAGAGTCTATTTGGACACTATCGGTCGGCTGCCAACGTCTGATGAGGTGAAGGCATTCCTTGCAGATACAGATTCAGACAAACGCTCGCAACTCATTGATACCCTTCTTGACACGCCAGAGTGGGTGAACTTACGCACGTTAAAGTTAGCCGATATGTTGCGCGTTCATCCGCGTCAGTTGGGGAACGGAGCGTTCGGTGAACGCGGTGCGACGCTCTTCCACGAGTGGGTACGTGAGGCTGTCGCGCAGAATAGACCCTACGACGCAGTTGTTCAAGAACTCATCACGGCGCGAGGGAGCACTTATCAGCACGGTCCCACAAACTACTATCGCATTGAGCAGCAACCTGCTGGCAGAGCAGAGACGACCGCACAGGTATTCCTGGGTATCCGTCTGAGTTGTGCGCGATGTCATAAACATCCGTTTGACCAATGGACGACGGACGACTATTGGAATTTCGCCGCCTTCACTGGGAAGGTGGGTGTCCGTGGTGGTGAACTCTACAACGAGCAGGTTATTTATTATGACCCGACCGGACGTGTTATCAATCAATCCGTGCAAGGCAACCGAGGCGAAGTGGCGCTGCCAACCTTCCTTGGCGGTGAGTCGCTCGATGCGGATTATCAGGGAGATGTCCTGCAGGTACTGGCAGACTGGATGACCTCCTCAACAAATCCGTACTTTGCGACAGCGACTGTGAATCGTATCTGGAGTCATTATTTTAGTAGAGGTATTGTTGATCCTGTTGATGATATGCGTGCGACGACACCACCGAGCGTTGAAGGACTCTTGGAGGCGTTGGCAGACGATTTTGTGCAGAGTGGTTTTGATACGAAACACGTCATTCGACGAATCCTCAATTCACGGACGTACCAACTCTCCGCCGAACCGAATGAGACGAACCAATTGGATGACCGATTCTTCTCACGTTTCTATCCGCGCCCCATGGTGGCACAGGTGTTATTGGATGTCTTAAACGATGTCACCGGTACCGAGGAGAAGTACGGACGCTATCCGCTTGGCACGCGTTCTGTTGAGTTACCGCTGCCAGTGAGTTCACGCTTCTTGTCACTCTATGGACGTTCCGATCGGGAGTTCCTTGGCGATTTGGATCCTAAGTTGGAGCCGACGCTCACACAGGCACTCCACATGATTAATTCCAGTTATGTGAATAAAAAGTTGAAGAGTTCTGATGGCTCGCTCAGTCGACTGATTCAAGCGAAACTTGGAAATCAGGAACTTATCAACGAGTTGTATCTCAGCACGTTAAGTCGATTTCCGACTGATATGGAGCTCCAGACAGCTGAGGCTTACATTGCAGAGAGCCCCAAACGCCGCGCAGGATGCGAAGATCTTTTATGGGCACTCATTTCATCGCGTTCGTTTATCTTTATCCGCTAA